A region from the Bacteroidota bacterium genome encodes:
- a CDS encoding carboxypeptidase regulatory-like domain-containing protein encodes MGEYVNSKLWMTAILLLGMGLSGCEVETFANGSVVDFDTGAPIVGAHVMEIAVSKDSGELLCETYTDSSGSFSMDAGLCGFGSRRVTLQIVVEKDSFASVIGVNNYAALNVRLKHR; translated from the coding sequence ATGGGCGAATACGTAAATTCAAAGCTGTGGATGACGGCAATCCTGTTGTTGGGAATGGGGCTTTCTGGATGCGAAGTTGAGACTTTTGCTAATGGCTCTGTGGTAGATTTTGATACGGGTGCGCCTATCGTGGGGGCACATGTGATGGAGATCGCGGTTTCCAAGGATTCGGGGGAGTTGCTTTGTGAAACCTACACGGATTCGAGCGGCAGTTTTTCCATGGATGCGGGTCTCTGTGGTTTCGGCTCTCGCAGAGTGACCCTACAGATCGTCGTCGAAAAAGACAGCTTCGCCTCGGTCATCGGTGTAAACAATTATGCAGCCCTCAATGTCCGCCTCAAACATCGTTGA